TACCAACCGAACAAGGATGCTACATTAACAAAACTTCCACCCGCTAGTCCAAACCGAATGACGGAGATTGGTACTTGTGAATTGTGATGACCCAACGACATAAAATCCTTCATGAGAGGATGCTCTGAGGGCGCATGTAGTTAGCCGGGCATGTACCTGGAGAGGTCTAAAAATATATAGTTTGTGGTTGAGTTAAAAAATTCATATTATTTTATAATTGATGTCATCAACCGTTTATATTAATATTATACTAATTTCAGTACAAAGTTATGCAACgtttgagacatttattttgaaaCTGAGGGAGTATTTTGGAATTTTAgttcatctcatctcatctcagaGTTCAAAAACTCCTTATCTTATAGTATATCTTGAAGAAAACATTTTTTAGACATTGTGGAGAGGGAGGAGGGGCTGACCGCTGAGTGTTCGAGTGGACCGACCCCACTTGTCAGACGCCGGCGATCCGAACACCCCCCGATTCAACCTCCCCTCACCCCTCCACCTCCGCCCCACCGCCAGCCCCAGCTCCGGCGATGGACGCGGCGGCAGCTCCGGGCGCCGCGGCGggagggcagcagcagcagcagcagcagcccgcGCCTCCCCGGGCGGAGCGGCTCAACGGGGAGGTGCAGAGCCAGCTGAACCTGGAGGGCATGCGGGCGCGCGCGGTGGGGCTCTACAAGGCCATCTCCCGCATCCTCGAGGACTTCGACGCCATCGCCCGCGTCAACCCCAGCGGATCCCCCAAGTGGTTCGGGCTCACccatcccctcccctccctccattgctcgccgccgccgccgcctagagTGAATCCCCGACCTAGGGTTTCGGTGGATCCCCCGGCCTGTGTGCGATAGTTATAGTACTGCTGCGCGATTGATTGGTTGCTTACTGGTATGGTATGGCGGCTGGCAGGCAGGACGTGCTCGGGCAGTTCTCCATGGTGAGCATGGAGCTCTTCAACATCGTGGAGGACATCAAGAAGGTGAACAAGGGCTTCGTCGTGTACCCCAGGAACGTCAACGCCGAGAACGCTGCAAGTGAGTGAGCTCCTCtgaatttttaaaatatttttttcaCTTATATATGTGCCATGTGATATCTTTTCCTTTCTGTGGCTAGTAAAATTGTTCTGGGATCATGATAGCCTATGAGCACGCATAATGTTTCGGTTGAATGGATTCAGAGATTTCATTTTCATTTAGGTGTGAAAATAACCCATCTGATACGAAGAACCCTGTCCAGTTTCATAGACAGGTGTTGCTGTTCTAATTTTTTTTCAGGGATAGATAAGTGTGATAGGGAATCAGTAGCAAATCAACTACCAAAATGCTGTTTCAGGATTTCTCTAGGTTGTTGTGATGTGCTGCAATTTAGTGGTCCCATGCTGCTTTTGTCAATGCATACGATTATTCTTCGTTTGCTACTAGTGTCACATCATGTTTCCTGCTTGACCTGCGTGTGTATTGCAGTACTGCCTGTAATGCTGTCGTCAAAGCTCTTACCGGAGATGGAAGTTGAGGAAACTACAAAGAGGGAACAGTTGTTGTCTGGAATAACGAATCTGCCCGTGCCTTCTCAAATGGAAAAGTTAAAGGTGCTTAATGCGGAAAATGCAAACCTGTATCACACTGTTATTGGTTGATCTGTTGGTTGTCTGCTAAATAAAATTGGATTTGCTGCCTTCAGGCTCGGATAGACATGATTGCGAATGCGTGTGAAACTGCTGAGAGAGTAATCGCCGAGTGCCGTAAGACTCATGGTCTAGGAGCCCGTCAGGGGGCAAATCTTGGTCCTATGTTAGATAAGGCACAAGCTGCAAAGATACAGGAGCAGGAAAGTCTACTTAGAGCGGCAGTAAATTATGGTGAAGGTGAAAACACATTGATGCTTTTTGGACTTCTAAATTAAATAACTCATGTACGTCTCCTATTTGTGTTATGGACCCTCAATGCTGAAATAGCCTGATTCTCAGGATTGCGGGTATCGGGAGACCAAAGGCAGATGCATTCATCTCTTCCTAGCCATCTAATGGAAGTACTTGCTACTGGAGACGGGGCTCATAATTTTGGTGATAATTCTGGTAAGATTAGATCATGTGATATTTCCACATTTTGTCATGCTCTATTAGGTTTTTTTATGCCATGGTTAGCTGACATCGAGTGCATCATAACCTTTTGCGTTTAAAGCGTGTGTCAGAAAACGCTCCAGTATCAGCATCTAACAGCTATTTATATTTGCAGGCGCCTATCCCAAAAATACACCAGCATTTTCACCTAATAATGTCAACGCCCAGGGAAATCCAATGCAGGTTTGTGTAGCATCAGTATTAGCACTCATAGAAGTCGTGTACATATTGAAATTGGAATCCATCTTATTGCTCATAGTTCCTTTTTTGTTGCATGCCATTCATGTTCCCCGCGAGGTGTTGTTTTCCTGTTTACTGGTTGGTCATATGATGTCAGTCCCTGTTATTGTGAACTGTATTAAGTGTTGGTTTGAGTAccttcttttgtttttatttgagGATTGATGATAGCAATCACTAGCCTGAATTCGACGAAACGTTTGATCCTTTTATCTTAGTCATCGGATGTGTTAACGCTTCATGCAGGCATCTGGAGGACAATTACTTGGCAGATCTGCTCCATCGCCTGGAACTGCCGGAACCCCTAATTTTGAAAATGTGTCTACTCCTCCAATGCCATATGCTAACTCCCCTAGGTCAGGCACCAATATGATGAATACCCCTTCACCACAGCAACATCTGACACCACAGCAGCAGAGGCAAAAGCTGATGCAAGCAtctcagcaacagcagcagcagctgaGGCCATCAGCTGCTGGGATGCTAGCACAGGTAA
This window of the Triticum aestivum cultivar Chinese Spring chromosome 5D, IWGSC CS RefSeq v2.1, whole genome shotgun sequence genome carries:
- the LOC123122611 gene encoding mediator of RNA polymerase II transcription subunit 8 isoform X2 codes for the protein MDAAAAPGAAAGGQQQQQQQPAPPRAERLNGEVQSQLNLEGMRARAVGLYKAISRILEDFDAIARVNPSGSPKWQDVLGQFSMVSMELFNIVEDIKKVNKGFVVYPRNVNAENAAILPVMLSSKLLPEMEVEETTKREQLLSGITNLPVPSQMEKLKARIDMIANACETAERVIAECRKTHGLGARQGANLGPMLDKAQAAKIQEQESLLRAAVNYGEGLRVSGDQRQMHSSLPSHLMEVLATGDGAHNFGDNSGAYPKNTPAFSPNNVNAQGNPMQASGGQLLGRSAPSPGTAGTPNFENVSTPPMPYANSPRSGTNMMNTPSPQQHLTPQQQRQKLMQASQQQQQQLRPSAAGMLAQSSVPQLQDLQGQAQQKVQVAGQQQMQYSQAQALSQFQNRQMQAARMQPGMSQSQLNQGNQLRSHLGQFTGAANSAMFTAAQASSNSQMMANIPGTMQTMQSQSMMPQMQFGLTGGHPQRSHQMMTDQMYGMGGANTTSMMGMQMQQQQQQQQQQQGLYGNMQGGGQSLQQQGMVGLQNQQQNQMQGGGQSLQQQGMVGLQNQQQNQMQNQMQNQMQNQMPNPNFSQQRQQNQQ
- the LOC123122611 gene encoding mediator of RNA polymerase II transcription subunit 8 isoform X1; protein product: MDAAAAPGAAAGGQQQQQQQPAPPRAERLNGEVQSQLNLEGMRARAVGLYKAISRILEDFDAIARVNPSGSPKWQDVLGQFSMVSMELFNIVEDIKKVNKGFVVYPRNVNAENAAILPVMLSSKLLPEMEVEETTKREQLLSGITNLPVPSQMEKLKARIDMIANACETAERVIAECRKTHGLGARQGANLGPMLDKAQAAKIQEQESLLRAAVNYGEGLRVSGDQRQMHSSLPSHLMEVLATGDGAHNFGDNSGAYPKNTPAFSPNNVNAQGNPMQASGGQLLGRSAPSPGTAGTPNFENVSTPPMPYANSPRSGTNMMNTPSPQQHLTPQQQRQKLMQASQQQQQQLRPSAAGMLAQSSVPQLQDLQGQAQQKVQVAGQQQMQYSQAQALSQFQNRQMQAARMQPGMSQSQLNQGNQLRSHLGQFTGAANSAMFTAAQASSNSQMMANIPGTMQTMQSQSMMPQMQQFGLTGGHPQRSHQMMTDQMYGMGGANTTSMMGMQMQQQQQQQQQQQGLYGNMQGGGQSLQQQGMVGLQNQQQNQMQGGGQSLQQQGMVGLQNQQQNQMQNQMQNQMQNQMPNPNFSQQRQQNQQ
- the LOC123122611 gene encoding mediator of RNA polymerase II transcription subunit 8 isoform X3; translation: MDAAAAPGAAAGGQQQQQQQPAPPRAERLNGEVQSQLNLEGMRARAVGLYKAISRILEDFDAIARVNPSGSPKWQDVLGQFSMVSMELFNIVEDIKKVNKGFVVYPRNVNAENAAILPVMLSSKLLPEMEVEETTKREQLLSGITNLPVPSQMEKLKARIDMIANACETAERVIAECRKTHGLGARQGANLGPMLDKAQAAKIQEQESLLRAAVNYGEGLRVSGDQRQMHSSLPSHLMEVLATGDGAHNFGDNSGAYPKNTPAFSPNNVNAQGNPMQASGGQLLGRSAPSPGTAGTPNFENVSTPPMPYANSPRSGTNMMNTPSPQQHLTPQQQRQKLMQASQQQQQQLRPSAAGMLAQSSVPQLQDLQGQAQQKVAGQQQMQYSQAQALSQFQNRQMQAARMQPGMSQSQLNQGNQLRSHLGQFTGAANSAMFTAAQASSNSQMMANIPGTMQTMQSQSMMPQMQQFGLTGGHPQRSHQMMTDQMYGMGGANTTSMMGMQMQQQQQQQQQQQGLYGNMQGGGQSLQQQGMVGLQNQQQNQMQGGGQSLQQQGMVGLQNQQQNQMQNQMQNQMQNQMPNPNFSQQRQQNQQ